One genomic region from Apteryx mantelli isolate bAptMan1 chromosome 7, bAptMan1.hap1, whole genome shotgun sequence encodes:
- the LOC106485809 gene encoding LOW QUALITY PROTEIN: vertebrate ancient opsin-like (The sequence of the model RefSeq protein was modified relative to this genomic sequence to represent the inferred CDS: inserted 2 bases in 1 codon), whose product MDVFPAPANKSGLPGPSGLAGWDPFRHPLASVQPWHFRLLAAVMLVVTFLSLAENLAVILVTSKFKQLRQPINYMIVNLSVADFLVSLTGGTISFLANLRGYFYMGRWACVLEGFAVTFFGIVALWSLALLAFERYVVICRPLGNTRLEGKHAALGIAFVWSFSFIWTIPPTMGWSSYTASKIGTTCEPNWYSRAYTDRTYIITFFITCFIVPLLVILVSYGKLMRKLRKVSETQGRLGTTRKPEGQVTRMVVVMIVAFLICWTPYAAFSVLVTACPSIELDPRLAAIPAFFSKTATVYNPIIYVFMNKQFRKCLTQTFSCSXTETAESNVNPASERAMLTWDKRGSEMSPMASRTTVSSRKTGDEYRNCRSFAQLAASENKICPM is encoded by the exons ATGGATGTATTCCCAGCGCCTGCAAACAAGTCGGGGCTGCCTGGTCcctctggcctggctggctggGACCCCTTCCGCCACCCCCTGGCCTCCGTCCAGCCCTGGCACTTCAGGCTGCTGGCAGCGGTGATGCTGGTGGTGACCTTCCTGTCGCTGGCTGAGAACCTGGCCGTCATCCTGGTGACCTCCAAGTTCAAGCAACTGAGACAACCCATCAACTACATGATAGTCAATTTGTCCGTGGCTGACTTCCTGGTTTCATTGACTGGTGGCACCATCAGCTTCTTGGCCAATCTAAGAGGTTATTTTTATATGGGACGCTGGGCTTGTGTGCTGGAAGGATTTGCTGTCACCTTCTTCG GCATCGTTGCTCTGTGGtctcttgctctcctggctttcgAGCGGTACGTTGTGATCTGCCGCCCGCTGGGAAACACACGTTTGGAGGGAAAGCACGCAGCCCTCGGCATTGCCTTCGTGTGGAGCTTCTCTTTCATCTGGACCATTCCACCGACCATGGGCTGGAGCAGCTACACCGCCAGTAAGATTGGGACCACTTGTGAACCTAACTG GTACTCCCGAGCTTATACTGATCGTACCTATATTATTACATTCTTCATCACCTGCTTCATAGTGCCTTTATTGGTGATTTTGGTGTCCTATGGAAAATTAATGCGGAAGCTAAGAAAG GTGTCAGAAACGCAAGGCCGGCTGGGCACTACCAGGAAACCTGAAGGACAGGTGACTAGAATGGTTGTCGTGATGATCGTTGCATTTCTAATCTGCTGGACGCCGTACGCTGCCTTCTCTGTCCTAGTCACCGCATGCCCGTCCATCGAGCTGGATCCTCGGCTGGCAGCAATTCCGgctttcttttccaaaacagcTACTGTTTATAATCCAATTATTTATGTCTTTATGAACAAACAG TTCAGGAAGTGTCTGACTCAAACGTTCAGCTGCAG AACAGAGACCGCAGAGTCCAACGTGAACCCCGCTTCAGAGAGAGCAATGCTAACCTGGGACAAAAGAGGCAGTGAGATGTCCCCCATGGCATCACGTACCACTGTTTCTAGCAGGAAAACTGGAGATGAATACAGAAATTGCCGTTCTTTTGCTCAGTTGGcagcttcagaaaacaaaatctgtcccATGTAG